A genomic window from Sorex araneus isolate mSorAra2 chromosome 2, mSorAra2.pri, whole genome shotgun sequence includes:
- the LOC129402394 gene encoding olfactory receptor 14J1-like → MANFTTSGFLLMGFSGKPELEIFYACLFLVLYLLALAGNMLIITTTSLDDSLQSPMYFFLKHLSFLDLCYISVTVPRFIYNSFLHRGNISFWQCVLQCFVFTLCAATEMAMLTLMSYDRYVAICLPLRYDIIMDVRTCVHGVAGVWVSGAISGVMHTGATFSIRFCGPRIIHQFFCDVPQILKLSCSNDYISEVGVTAFLSLAAFLCFIFIGFSYMHIFSSVLRMPSAEGRAKAFSTCLPHLTVVLLFICTGGLEYLKSHSDSPTVLDILLTVMYTVVPPTFNPMIYSLRNKAVKSAVRKVFKRSKAYLCR, encoded by the coding sequence ATGGCTAATTTCACTACAAGTGGGTTTCTCCTCATGGGGTTTTCTGGCAAGCCTGAGCTAGAAATCTTCTATGCTTGTCTGTTCCTCGTTCTCTACTTGTTGGCTTTAGCtggcaacatgctcatcatcaccaccacttccctggatgacagtctccagtcccccatgtatttcttcctgaagcatctctcctttcTGGATCTCTGCTATATTTCTGTGACTGTCCCAAGGTTCATCTACAACTCTTTCTTGCACAGAGGAAACATTTCCTTCTGGCAATGTGTTTTGCAATGCTTTGTGTTCACCCTCTGTGCAGCTACTGAGATGGCCATGCTCACGCTGATGTCCTATGatcgctacgtggccatctgccttCCCCTGCGCTATGACATCATCATGGATgtcagaacctgtgtccatggAGTCGCCGGCGTCTGGGTCAGTGGGGCCATCTCTGGAGTCATGCATACGGGAGCTACTTTCTCCATCCGCTTCTGTGGCCCCCGCatcattcaccagttcttctgtgatGTCCCCCAGATCCTGAAACTCTCCTGTTCTAATGACTATATCAGTGAGGTTGGTGTCACTGCATTCCTGTCTTTGGcggcatttctttgttttatttttattggattttcctatatgcatatattttcttctgtgctgaggatgccatctgctgagggcagagctaagGCTTTTTCCACTTGCCTTCCCCACCTCACTGTTGTCTTGTTATTCATTTGTACAGGTGGCTTGGAGTACTTAAAATCTCATTCGGACTCTCCAACTGTGTTGGACATTTTACTCACTGTTATGTATACAGTAGTTCCACCAACATTCAATCCAAtgatctacagcctgagaaataAAGCCGTTAAGTCAGCTGTAAGAAAGGTTTTTAAGAGAAGTAAAGCATATCTGTGTCGATGA